The candidate division WOR-3 bacterium genomic interval TTTCGCTTGTTTTTCTGTTTGGGCAGATATTAAAGGCAACAATGCTTCCGCTTGGACCAAATCAATTTTGCCGTTAAGAAATCTTCTTTTTGTAAACTCGCCAGGTTCTGCTAAAATTGCTCCAGCCTTTTTAAGGATTTCGCAAATCCTTTGCGGAAGATAGAACCCACCATGGGAAAATATTTCCGCCATATCTTCACCAGTATAACTGTTTGGTGAGTAGTAAACTGCGACGGTCACTTCGTCGATTATTTTGTTATTTTCCCAATCAATAATCTCTCCTTTGATAATTTTTCGGGCAGGAAATTTTTGATATTCTTTTTTGGGGCGAAAAATCTTTTTAAGGATAGAAATGGTTAACGGTCCAGAAACCCGAATTACTGCCATTGCGCTCCTTCCGAGCGGGGTGGCTAATCCGTAGATCGTCTTATTTTCGGTCATTATTGTGGAGCCACGATCACATTCTTTTTGTTACCAGTGCCCTTAATAGTGTAAAATTTTATTCCCGAAATTTGGCTTAAAGTTTCGCTCACAATTGCAATTTCCTTATCGGTAAGTTGGTCTAAAGCCATTTCTTTTTTGGTTTCTAAGACAATTTTCGCAACGGCTAAGGCTTTCTTTTTAAGAAAATTGACTCTGCGCATCCGATAACCACTTACATCCAAAATAAGGGGTACAAAATGGCCTGCTCTTTTTTTCACTACTAATCTGACTAAATATTGAAGAGCCTTTAAATTTGCCCCTCTTTTACCAATGAGTAGACCGGCATATGGTTTTGCTTTGATGTTCGCATAGTAGCCATTTTTTTCTTCTTTCACATCAACTTTTGCTTTTACTCCTAGATAAGAAAGAAATTCTTTTACTACTTCCTGGATAATTTCGTTTATGGGTTTAGTTTCGTTTTTATTTTCAACCATTTTAAACCTCCTTTTTGGAAAATTAAACTCTCCATAATCGAGAGTACATTAAAAGTAAGCCAATATAATTGTAACCCTGAAGGAAAATTTAAAAAAATCAGGGTTAAAAAAATGGGGAAAATAAAAGTTAAAAAAATATTTTTTTTGTCAGGATTGGTTAAAATATTTTGTAGGAGAAAAAATATTCCCATCATAATTGGTAGCACATAAATTGGGTCTTTTACTGATAAATCTTTTAGCCAGAAAATAAAACTTGCTTTTCTTAAATCAATAGTTTGGCGAAATACTGAATATAATGCCCAAAATACCGGTAACTGAATAATTAATGGTAGACAACCAGTAAAAGGGTTTATCTTGTATAGTTGATATAACTGCATTGTTTCCCGATTCAAAGTCTGAGGGTCATCTTTATATTTTCTTTTTAATTCCTCTAATTTTGGTTGTAAAAGGTGTAATTTTCTCATCTGTTCGTTTTGCATCCGACTAAAAGGAAAGAAAAGAAGTTTCATCAGTAAAGCAAAG includes:
- a CDS encoding KH domain-containing protein: MVENKNETKPINEIIQEVVKEFLSYLGVKAKVDVKEEKNGYYANIKAKPYAGLLIGKRGANLKALQYLVRLVVKKRAGHFVPLILDVSGYRMRRVNFLKKKALAVAKIVLETKKEMALDQLTDKEIAIVSETLSQISGIKFYTIKGTGNKKNVIVAPQ